From Alphaproteobacteria bacterium, a single genomic window includes:
- a CDS encoding TerB family tellurite resistance protein, which translates to MSIWGKILGGAAGLAVGGPIGALIGAVAGHFAVDQKSESQQPRVDEGVTRQIGFTIGVIALGAKMAKADGVVTRDEIAAFRRVFRTAPDEEKNVARLFNQAKRDVAGFESYAHQLSRILHDSPLVLEQVLDCLFVIATADGKVTPDELRFLERVAEIFGIGVADFARIRETHMGADESDPYTILGVAHDAPLEEIRARHRDLVRENHPDRLMAQGLPQEAIDVATDKLARINAAWDQVRRQRGA; encoded by the coding sequence ATGAGCATTTGGGGAAAAATTCTGGGCGGGGCCGCCGGGTTGGCGGTCGGCGGCCCGATTGGCGCGCTGATCGGCGCGGTCGCCGGCCATTTCGCCGTCGACCAGAAAAGCGAATCGCAGCAGCCCCGGGTCGACGAGGGCGTCACCCGTCAGATCGGCTTCACCATCGGCGTGATCGCGCTGGGGGCGAAGATGGCCAAGGCCGACGGCGTCGTCACCCGCGACGAGATCGCCGCCTTTCGCCGGGTGTTCCGCACCGCCCCCGACGAGGAGAAGAACGTCGCCCGCCTGTTCAACCAGGCCAAGCGCGACGTGGCCGGCTTCGAGTCCTACGCCCACCAGCTCTCTCGCATCTTGCACGACAGCCCGTTGGTGCTGGAGCAGGTGCTGGACTGCCTGTTCGTGATCGCCACCGCCGACGGCAAGGTCACGCCGGACGAGCTGCGCTTTCTGGAGCGGGTGGCGGAGATTTTCGGCATCGGCGTGGCGGATTTCGCCCGCATCCGCGAAACCCATATGGGCGCGGACGAGAGCGACCCCTACACGATTCTGGGCGTGGCCCACGACGCGCCGTTGGAGGAGATCCGCGCCCGCCACCGCGATCTGGTGCGCGAGAACCACCCGGACCGGCTGATGGCCCAGGGCCTGCCGCAGGAGGCGATCGACGTCGCCACCGACAAGCTCGCCCGCATCAACGCCGCCTGGGACCAGGTGCGCCGCCAGCGCGGCGCGTAG
- a CDS encoding thiamine pyrophosphate-binding protein: MAEEILVGDLVAEFLQAAGVTTAFGIVSVHNIPMLDGIGRRNAIRFVPTRGEMGAGHMADAYARANGGLGVAITSTGPGAANITGPLIEAVFAGSPMLHLTGQTATGNVDKRQGAVHDVADQLGMLESTSKTAFRVRSAESALGTLMQAARAAMTPPTGPVSVEIPIDIQRTKIPRPELLDHLTIAPPAPDAGDAASLDLIADQLLKAKRPLLWTGNGAKFARDAVQRFIDMGIPLVTSGLGRGVVPETDPMVLGCFIAVPRVEAFYKTVDCMLIAGSRVRAHETRDLSVELPANRIQIDIDPAANGRTYATNLFHVGDADAALHALADRLEGKLNLPESYRDEVKQLRADVHADYKKTLGPYADFAEQLRAAMPDDALFVRDITKSHTTWGYRLFPILSPETNIYPVGAAIGPGFQLGMGAALGGGRKTVAMTGDGGFFLNLGEIWTAVQERIDCCILVMNDSQYGVIKDIQDALYGERHFYADPVGPPLDKLAELAGLPYFKVSDGARFGATVAEALKVNGPTMVEVDMTAIGDFPRYFVPPPYAAKT, from the coding sequence ATGGCGGAGGAAATTCTGGTAGGCGACTTGGTTGCCGAATTCTTGCAGGCGGCCGGCGTCACCACCGCGTTCGGCATCGTTTCGGTGCACAACATCCCGATGCTGGACGGCATCGGCCGGCGCAACGCCATCCGCTTCGTGCCGACGCGGGGCGAGATGGGCGCGGGCCATATGGCCGACGCCTATGCCCGTGCCAATGGCGGGCTGGGCGTCGCCATCACCTCCACCGGCCCGGGGGCCGCCAACATCACCGGCCCGCTGATCGAGGCGGTGTTCGCCGGCTCGCCCATGCTGCACCTGACCGGCCAGACCGCCACCGGCAATGTCGACAAGCGCCAGGGCGCGGTGCACGACGTGGCCGACCAGCTCGGCATGCTGGAGAGCACGTCCAAGACCGCCTTCCGCGTGCGCTCGGCCGAAAGCGCGCTGGGCACGCTGATGCAGGCGGCCCGCGCCGCCATGACGCCGCCGACCGGCCCGGTCAGCGTCGAAATCCCGATCGACATCCAGCGCACCAAGATCCCGCGCCCGGAACTGCTGGACCACTTGACCATCGCGCCGCCGGCGCCGGATGCGGGCGACGCGGCCAGCCTCGACCTGATCGCCGACCAGTTGCTGAAGGCGAAGCGGCCGCTGCTGTGGACCGGCAACGGCGCCAAGTTCGCCCGCGATGCGGTGCAACGCTTCATCGACATGGGGATTCCGCTGGTGACCTCCGGCCTCGGTCGCGGCGTCGTGCCGGAGACCGACCCGATGGTGCTGGGCTGCTTCATCGCCGTGCCGCGGGTGGAGGCGTTCTACAAGACCGTCGACTGCATGCTGATCGCCGGCAGCCGCGTGCGCGCGCACGAGACCCGCGACCTGTCGGTGGAACTGCCGGCCAACCGCATCCAGATCGATATCGACCCGGCGGCGAACGGGCGGACCTATGCCACCAACCTGTTCCATGTGGGCGACGCCGACGCGGCCCTGCACGCGCTCGCCGACCGGCTGGAAGGCAAGCTGAACCTGCCTGAGAGCTATCGCGACGAGGTCAAGCAATTGCGGGCCGACGTCCATGCGGACTACAAGAAAACCCTCGGCCCCTATGCGGACTTTGCCGAACAGTTGCGCGCCGCCATGCCGGACGATGCCCTGTTCGTGCGCGACATCACCAAGTCGCACACCACCTGGGGCTATCGCCTGTTCCCGATCCTGTCGCCGGAGACCAACATCTATCCGGTGGGGGCGGCCATCGGGCCGGGCTTCCAGCTCGGCATGGGCGCGGCGCTCGGCGGCGGCCGCAAGACCGTCGCCATGACCGGCGATGGCGGCTTCTTCCTGAATCTGGGCGAGATCTGGACCGCGGTGCAGGAGCGGATCGACTGCTGCATCCTGGTGATGAACGACTCCCAGTACGGCGTCATCAAGGACATCCAGGACGCGCTCTATGGCGAGCGGCACTTCTATGCCGATCCGGTCGGCCCGCCGCTGGACAAGCTGGCCGAACTGGCCGGCCTGCCGTATTTCAAGGTCTCGGACGGGGCCAGGTTCGGTGCCACCGTCGCCGAGGCCCTGAAAGTCAACGGCCCGACCATGGTCGAGGTCGACATGACCGCCATTGGCGACTTCCCGCGCTATTTCGTGCCGCCGCCCTACGCGGCCAAGACCTGA
- the rimM gene encoding 16S rRNA processing protein RimM, translating to MTEHQSHPGETANAGTRVCVAAVAGAHGVKGLVRLKAFTEVPEDCTAYGPLSSADGSRTFRVELLGRHKALLLARIEGVGDRDRAEALRGTRLYVDRAALPEPEDNDEFYHADLIGLAAELRDGTRIGRVRAVYDFGAGDTLELGETADGKALLVPFTLAVVPEVDVAGGRLVVAPPPGLLSGDETVGDETAGSEAGGDASDGVPDA from the coding sequence ATGACGGAACACCAGAGCCACCCTGGCGAGACGGCGAACGCCGGGACGCGCGTGTGCGTCGCGGCGGTGGCCGGCGCGCACGGGGTCAAGGGCCTGGTGCGCCTCAAGGCCTTCACGGAAGTGCCGGAGGACTGCACCGCCTACGGCCCGCTTTCCAGCGCCGACGGCAGTCGCACCTTCCGGGTGGAGTTGCTGGGCCGGCACAAGGCCCTGCTGCTGGCGCGCATCGAGGGCGTCGGCGACCGCGACCGGGCCGAAGCCCTGCGCGGCACCCGCCTTTATGTCGACCGCGCGGCCCTGCCGGAGCCGGAGGACAACGACGAGTTCTACCATGCCGACCTGATCGGGCTGGCCGCGGAATTGCGCGACGGCACGAGGATCGGCCGAGTCCGGGCCGTCTACGACTTCGGCGCGGGCGACACGCTCGAACTCGGCGAAACCGCGGACGGCAAGGCGTTGCTGGTGCCGTTCACCCTGGCCGTGGTGCCGGAAGTGGACGTGGCCGGCGGTCGGCTGGTGGTCGCTCCGCCGCCGGGGCTGCTCTCCGGCGACGAAACCGTGGGCGACGAAACCGCGGGCAGCGAGGCGGGC
- a CDS encoding TauD/TfdA family dioxygenase, which produces MALEIRPLHPVFVGEVSGVDLTRPLNADEVAGLEAGMDRYAVLVYRGQAITDEQQIAFSQNFGKLELPDNKSNITKAKDRRLRAELADVSNLNKENKPYGRDDRQRMFNLGNQLWHSDSSFRAIPAKYSLLSGRRIPPEGGNTEFADMRAAYDALDAKTKDRIDDLVCLHSLVYSRGLLGFDALSEDEKANFTPVRQRLVRTHPVTGRKSLYLSAHAGAIEGWPVPEARALLRDLTEHATQREFVYAHVWRQHDLVQWDNRQTMHRARPFADTEEVRDVRRTTVAGDQPTIEQAQAA; this is translated from the coding sequence ATGGCCCTCGAAATCCGCCCGCTGCACCCGGTGTTCGTCGGCGAGGTGTCCGGCGTCGATCTGACCCGGCCGCTGAATGCCGACGAGGTGGCCGGGCTCGAAGCCGGCATGGACCGCTATGCGGTGCTGGTCTATCGCGGCCAGGCCATCACCGATGAGCAGCAGATCGCCTTCAGCCAGAATTTCGGCAAGCTGGAACTGCCGGACAACAAGTCGAACATCACCAAGGCAAAGGACCGCCGCCTGCGGGCCGAACTGGCCGATGTCTCCAACCTGAACAAGGAGAACAAGCCCTACGGCCGCGACGACCGCCAGCGCATGTTCAACCTGGGCAACCAGCTCTGGCATTCGGACAGCTCGTTCCGGGCCATTCCGGCCAAGTATTCGCTGCTGTCGGGCCGGCGGATTCCGCCCGAGGGCGGCAACACCGAATTCGCCGACATGCGCGCCGCCTATGACGCGCTCGACGCCAAGACCAAGGACCGGATCGACGATCTGGTCTGCCTGCATTCCCTGGTCTATTCCCGCGGCCTGCTGGGTTTCGACGCGCTGAGTGAGGACGAGAAGGCCAATTTCACGCCGGTGCGCCAGCGCCTGGTGCGCACCCATCCGGTGACGGGGCGGAAGTCGCTCTATCTCTCGGCCCATGCGGGCGCGATCGAGGGCTGGCCGGTGCCGGAGGCGCGCGCCCTGCTGCGCGACCTGACCGAGCACGCCACCCAGCGTGAATTCGTCTATGCCCATGTCTGGCGCCAGCACGATCTGGTGCAATGGGACAACCGCCAGACCATGCACCGCGCGCGGCCGTTTGCGGATACCGAAGAGGTGCGCGACGTGCGCCGCACCACCGTGGCCGGCGACCAACCGACCATCGAGCAGGCCCAAGCCGCCTAG
- a CDS encoding pentapeptide repeat-containing protein, giving the protein MRSLVLAGIACLVLSGHSLAMEPGHASQMKATGACPRCDLSGISLIQGFFPAADLRGVNLRESDLKAIDLSGADLSDSDLRRSNLEKSKLADTKLTNARIAGADMEKAVLTRADLGRADLREVDLGKSDLREAVFDKADLRNALMKRADMRKARLVGTRIESAKLERSDLSGANAVGADFTNSDLDRVRLLNADLRDADFTDSRLERANFSGADLRGATFDGAILRRTNFSDANLTGVRGLKQERLEAACGNPGTKLPRGLHLRQCEQETETPADISVGPDS; this is encoded by the coding sequence ATGCGATCGCTCGTCCTCGCCGGAATCGCGTGCCTGGTGCTGTCGGGCCACAGCCTGGCGATGGAGCCCGGTCACGCGTCGCAGATGAAGGCCACGGGCGCCTGCCCCCGGTGCGACCTGAGCGGGATTTCCCTGATCCAGGGGTTTTTTCCGGCGGCCGATCTGCGCGGCGTCAACCTGCGGGAATCGGACCTCAAGGCGATCGACCTCTCCGGGGCGGACCTGAGCGACAGCGACCTGCGCCGCAGCAACCTGGAAAAGTCCAAGCTGGCCGACACCAAGCTGACGAATGCCCGCATAGCCGGGGCGGATATGGAGAAGGCGGTGCTGACCCGCGCCGATCTCGGTCGGGCGGATCTGCGCGAGGTCGATCTCGGCAAAAGCGACCTGCGCGAGGCGGTGTTCGACAAGGCGGACCTGCGCAACGCGCTGATGAAGCGGGCGGACATGCGCAAGGCGCGGTTGGTCGGGACGCGGATCGAAAGCGCCAAGTTGGAGCGCTCGGACTTGAGCGGGGCCAACGCGGTCGGCGCCGATTTCACCAACAGCGACCTGGACCGGGTTCGATTGCTCAACGCCGATCTGCGCGATGCCGATTTCACCGACAGCCGGCTGGAGCGGGCCAATTTCAGCGGCGCGGACCTTCGGGGCGCCACCTTCGACGGTGCCATCCTGCGGCGCACCAATTTCAGCGACGCCAACCTGACCGGCGTGCGCGGCCTGAAGCAGGAGCGGCTGGAAGCCGCCTGTGGCAATCCCGGCACCAAACTGCCGCGCGGGCTGCATCTGCGCCAGTGCGAGCAGGAAACCGAGACGCCGGCCGATATCTCGGTCGGCCCCGATAGCTAG
- the ffh gene encoding signal recognition particle protein, translated as MFESLTGRLGDVFDRLRKRGALSEADVKAAMREIRIALLEADVALPVVKSFIDKATNAAIGQEVLRSVSPGQQVIKIVHDQLVDMLGREPAELNVRGNPPQVVMMVGLQGSGKTTSTGKLGLRLKTRDKRKVLMVSVDVHRPAAIQQLQQLGQQTGLDVVPPIFGEMPTAIAKRALDSARKGGYDVLMVDTAGRLTIDEAMMQEAAQVREVVQPSEVLLVADAMTGQDAVQIAETFHKRLGVTGIMLTRVDGDARGGAALSMRAVTGQPIKFLGVGEKMDALDVFHPDRIAGRILGMGDVVSLVEKAAETIEQAEAEKLAKKVQKGRFDLEDLLSQLRQMKRMGGLGGLMSLLPQMGKMKQAMADAKIDEKLLAHQEAIILSMTPQERRRPEIIKASRKRRIAAGCGLDVQQVNKLLKQYDQMQQMMKKMKKGGGKGLAGLLGGMGGGGMPPGGMPPLGGGGLPPMGGGGGLPPFGR; from the coding sequence ATGTTTGAGAGCCTGACCGGCCGCCTCGGCGATGTGTTCGACCGCCTGCGCAAGCGCGGCGCGCTGTCGGAGGCCGACGTCAAGGCGGCGATGCGCGAAATCCGCATTGCGCTCCTGGAAGCCGACGTGGCGCTGCCGGTGGTCAAGTCCTTCATCGACAAGGCCACCAACGCCGCCATCGGCCAGGAAGTGCTGCGCTCGGTCTCGCCCGGCCAGCAGGTCATCAAGATCGTCCACGACCAGCTGGTGGACATGCTGGGCCGCGAGCCGGCGGAACTCAACGTCCGGGGCAACCCGCCGCAAGTGGTGATGATGGTCGGCCTGCAGGGCTCGGGCAAGACCACGTCCACCGGCAAGCTGGGCCTGCGCCTGAAGACGCGCGACAAGAGAAAAGTGCTGATGGTCTCGGTCGACGTGCACCGTCCCGCCGCCATCCAGCAATTGCAGCAACTGGGCCAGCAGACCGGCCTGGACGTGGTGCCGCCGATCTTCGGCGAAATGCCCACCGCCATCGCCAAGCGGGCGCTCGATAGCGCGCGCAAGGGCGGCTATGACGTGCTGATGGTCGACACCGCCGGCCGCCTGACCATCGACGAAGCGATGATGCAGGAAGCCGCCCAGGTGCGCGAGGTGGTGCAGCCGAGCGAGGTGCTGCTGGTCGCCGACGCCATGACCGGCCAGGACGCGGTGCAGATCGCCGAGACCTTTCACAAGCGCCTGGGCGTCACCGGCATCATGCTGACCCGCGTCGACGGCGACGCGCGCGGCGGCGCGGCGCTCTCCATGCGCGCGGTCACCGGCCAGCCGATCAAGTTCCTGGGCGTCGGCGAGAAGATGGACGCGCTCGACGTGTTCCACCCGGACCGCATCGCCGGCCGCATCCTGGGCATGGGCGACGTCGTCAGCCTGGTGGAGAAGGCCGCCGAGACCATCGAGCAGGCCGAGGCGGAGAAGCTCGCGAAAAAGGTCCAGAAGGGCCGGTTCGACCTGGAGGATTTGCTGTCGCAATTGCGGCAGATGAAGCGCATGGGCGGGCTCGGCGGGCTGATGAGCCTGCTGCCGCAGATGGGCAAGATGAAACAGGCCATGGCCGACGCCAAGATCGACGAAAAGCTGCTGGCCCACCAGGAAGCGATCATCCTGTCGATGACGCCGCAGGAACGGCGCCGGCCGGAGATCATCAAGGCCAGCCGCAAGCGCCGCATCGCGGCCGGCTGCGGCCTGGACGTGCAACAGGTCAACAAGCTGCTGAAGCAGTACGACCAGATGCAGCAGATGATGAAGAAGATGAAGAAGGGCGGCGGCAAGGGCCTGGCCGGCCTTCTGGGCGGCATGGGCGGCGGCGGCATGCCGCCGGGTGGGATGCCGCCGCTCGGCGGGGGCGGCCTGCCCCCGATGGGCGGTGGCGGCGGCCTGCCTCCCTTCGGGCGCTGA
- a CDS encoding polysaccharide deacetylase, producing the protein MSALVARGMKTPTAISRGEYGAMAVPRILKLLARYNIKASFFIPGLTLETYPGRVEEIVAQGHEVGHHGWTHVPPANLADGEEEEHLVRGNELIEKMTGQKARGYRSPAWDLSDQTVDLLLKHGFLYDSSMMAHDWLPYYARANDVVHDDRGMEFGPETSLLEMPISWVLDDYPHFEYLRTPQGLFPGLQNASNVLENWTDEFTYMTRNTDWGLLTYTFHPLVIGRGHRMLMLERLILNLLEQGAEFVTLEDGARRFQAQTA; encoded by the coding sequence ATGTCCGCCCTGGTCGCCCGCGGCATGAAAACGCCGACCGCGATCAGCCGCGGCGAGTACGGCGCCATGGCCGTGCCGCGCATCCTGAAGCTGCTGGCCCGCTACAACATCAAGGCCAGCTTCTTCATCCCCGGCCTGACGCTCGAAACCTATCCGGGCCGGGTCGAGGAGATCGTCGCCCAGGGGCACGAGGTCGGCCATCACGGCTGGACCCATGTCCCGCCCGCCAACCTGGCCGACGGCGAGGAGGAGGAACACCTGGTCCGCGGCAACGAACTGATCGAGAAAATGACCGGGCAAAAGGCCCGCGGCTACCGCTCCCCCGCCTGGGACCTGTCGGACCAGACCGTGGACCTGCTGCTGAAGCACGGCTTTCTCTATGACAGCAGCATGATGGCGCACGACTGGCTGCCCTATTACGCGCGCGCCAACGACGTGGTGCACGACGATCGCGGCATGGAGTTCGGACCGGAAACCTCCCTGCTGGAAATGCCGATTTCCTGGGTGCTGGACGACTACCCCCATTTCGAATACCTGCGCACGCCGCAGGGGTTGTTTCCCGGCCTGCAAAACGCCTCGAACGTGCTGGAGAACTGGACCGACGAGTTCACCTACATGACCCGCAACACGGACTGGGGCCTGCTGACCTACACCTTCCACCCGCTGGTGATCGGCCGCGGCCACCGCATGCTGATGCTGGAACGGCTGATCCTGAACCTGCTGGAACAGGGCGCGGAGTTCGTGACCCTGGAGGACGGCGCCCGACGCTTCCAGGCGCAGACGGCCTGA
- a CDS encoding enoyl-CoA hydratase/isomerase family protein: MTALPPCEHFLLERDADWLTIWFNRPEARNALSKEVSAELAAVVAAVREDRSLRGVTLRGKGRVFCAGGDIKGFQSVFQGAAIAGGLGLTCCADVVVVTEDALFSMTETQIGIVPAQIAPFVIGRIGLPAARRLMLTGGRFRGAEALRLGLADYVVASEAALGATELEIRTGVRSCSPAANAETKALIMSLPRLTPEEARQAGGYAFGRCMLSAEGREGVASFIEKRKPRWAE; encoded by the coding sequence ATGACCGCCCTGCCCCCTTGCGAGCACTTCCTGCTGGAGCGTGACGCCGACTGGCTCACCATCTGGTTCAACCGGCCGGAGGCGCGGAACGCCCTCTCTAAAGAGGTGTCGGCGGAACTGGCCGCCGTGGTCGCGGCGGTGCGCGAGGACCGCAGCCTGCGCGGCGTCACGCTTCGCGGCAAGGGCCGGGTGTTCTGTGCCGGCGGCGACATCAAGGGCTTCCAGAGCGTGTTCCAGGGCGCGGCCATCGCCGGCGGCCTGGGGCTGACCTGCTGCGCCGACGTGGTCGTCGTAACCGAGGACGCGCTGTTCTCCATGACCGAGACGCAGATCGGCATCGTCCCGGCCCAGATCGCGCCCTTCGTGATCGGCCGCATCGGCTTGCCGGCGGCGCGGCGGCTGATGCTGACCGGCGGTCGCTTCCGCGGCGCGGAGGCGCTCAGGCTCGGCCTGGCGGATTATGTGGTGGCGAGCGAGGCGGCGCTGGGCGCGACCGAACTGGAGATCCGCACCGGCGTGCGCTCTTGCAGCCCGGCCGCGAATGCCGAGACCAAGGCGCTGATCATGAGCCTGCCGCGCCTGACGCCGGAGGAGGCCCGCCAGGCCGGCGGCTATGCCTTCGGCCGCTGCATGCTGAGCGCCGAAGGCCGCGAGGGCGTCGCCAGCTTCATCGAGAAGCGCAAGCCCCGGTGGGCGGAGTAA
- the rpsP gene encoding 30S ribosomal protein S16 — translation MSLKLRLSRGGSKKRPYYRIVVTEATAPRDGSFIERVGTYNPMLPKDHEDRVRLFQDRIQHWLDHGAQPTDRVQRFLAQAGMMAAPAIPNQTKKSQPKAKAQERLREAEERRKAAEEAAAAGGEAEAGEEASAE, via the coding sequence ATGTCTTTGAAACTGCGTTTGTCCCGCGGCGGCTCGAAGAAGCGGCCGTATTACCGGATCGTCGTCACCGAAGCCACCGCCCCCCGCGACGGCAGCTTTATCGAGCGCGTCGGCACCTACAACCCGATGCTGCCGAAGGATCACGAGGACCGGGTGCGCCTGTTCCAGGATCGCATCCAGCACTGGCTCGACCACGGCGCGCAGCCGACCGACCGCGTGCAGCGCTTCCTGGCCCAGGCCGGCATGATGGCCGCGCCGGCGATCCCGAACCAGACCAAGAAGAGCCAGCCCAAGGCCAAGGCGCAGGAGCGCCTGCGCGAGGCCGAGGAACGGCGCAAGGCCGCTGAGGAAGCGGCGGCGGCCGGCGGCGAGGCCGAGGCCGGCGAGGAAGCCTCGGCCGAGTAA
- a CDS encoding redoxin domain-containing protein codes for MQSVPARAGIQVGDPFPPFEAMTAEGRPLNLDGDALAGRSRLIVFVRDADAPATAAALARLAAWADHLAELDCPVFVVLPLPPTAAKARADALGLPFAILCDPDLKAARALTPALMAADAPPLASVLLRPNRHVQAVLGAEAEDHGDIACAFVEKLRPERAWRVQTGPVAPVLFVPDVFSPADCQRLLTVFAMQGNTFIEPGHGTQKRTQDYKMRIPDYGRNDRVDHWVVTADTTKFIAERLFARVAPVVHRAFHYRLTRYERFRIGRYEASDRAKGVVGAAHGHRDNTEPKVAHRRFACSVNLNAEAHEGGGIVFPEFCGTEYAPRTGEALVFSSSLLHQVMPVRRGTRYTLLSFLFGET; via the coding sequence ATGCAATCCGTCCCAGCCCGCGCCGGCATCCAGGTCGGCGACCCGTTCCCGCCATTCGAGGCCATGACCGCCGAAGGCCGGCCGCTGAACCTCGACGGCGATGCACTGGCCGGCCGCTCGCGCCTGATCGTGTTCGTGCGCGATGCGGACGCACCGGCGACGGCCGCGGCCCTGGCGCGCCTTGCCGCCTGGGCCGACCATCTGGCCGAGCTGGATTGCCCGGTTTTCGTCGTCCTGCCGCTGCCGCCGACCGCCGCCAAGGCCAGGGCGGACGCGCTGGGCCTGCCCTTCGCCATTCTCTGCGATCCGGACCTGAAAGCCGCCCGCGCCCTGACACCGGCGCTGATGGCGGCCGACGCGCCGCCGCTCGCCAGCGTGTTGCTGCGGCCGAACCGGCACGTGCAGGCGGTGCTGGGGGCCGAGGCCGAGGACCATGGCGACATCGCCTGCGCCTTTGTCGAGAAACTGCGCCCCGAACGCGCCTGGCGGGTGCAGACCGGGCCGGTGGCGCCGGTGCTGTTCGTGCCCGACGTGTTCAGCCCGGCCGACTGCCAGCGGCTGCTGACGGTTTTCGCCATGCAGGGCAACACGTTCATCGAGCCCGGCCATGGCACCCAGAAGCGGACGCAGGACTACAAAATGCGCATCCCGGACTATGGCCGCAACGACCGGGTCGACCATTGGGTCGTCACGGCCGACACCACGAAGTTCATCGCCGAGCGCCTGTTCGCGCGCGTGGCGCCGGTGGTGCATAGGGCGTTTCACTACCGCCTGACCCGCTATGAGCGCTTCCGCATCGGCCGCTACGAGGCCTCGGACCGGGCCAAGGGCGTGGTCGGCGCCGCCCACGGCCACCGCGACAACACCGAGCCGAAAGTGGCCCATCGCCGCTTCGCCTGCTCCGTCAACCTGAACGCCGAGGCGCACGAGGGCGGCGGCATCGTCTTTCCCGAATTCTGCGGCACCGAATACGCCCCGCGCACGGGCGAGGCGCTGGTGTTCTCGTCCTCGCTGCTGCATCAGGTCATGCCGGTGCGCCGCGGCACCCGCTACACCCTGCTGAGCTTCCTGTTCGGCGAAACCTGA
- a CDS encoding alpha/beta hydrolase, with product MSAIITPVAAEFRTDDGLRLVADRWGDGDHTVLLFHGGGQTRHAWGGAAERLAAAGWTAFTIDQRGHGESDWSAEGRYAIDHFAEDVRGICRGFPVPPAVVGASLGGISALIAQGECDEAILSALVLVDITPRVERAGVERIINFMAAKAESGFATLEECADYVASYLPHRKRPKDLSGLMKNLRQRDDGRYYWHWDPRFVTDADKRMEDRDPERMIAAARRLKCPTLLVRGGSSDLVSETVAREFLDLVPQAEFADVAGAGHMVAGDKNDAFTEAVLPFLEKHH from the coding sequence ATGTCCGCTATCATCACCCCCGTCGCCGCCGAGTTCCGTACCGACGACGGCCTCCGCCTCGTCGCCGACCGCTGGGGCGACGGCGACCACACCGTGCTGCTGTTCCACGGCGGCGGCCAGACCCGCCACGCCTGGGGCGGCGCGGCCGAGCGCCTGGCCGCCGCCGGCTGGACCGCCTTCACCATCGACCAGCGCGGCCATGGCGAAAGCGACTGGAGCGCCGAGGGACGCTATGCCATCGACCACTTCGCCGAGGACGTGCGGGGCATCTGCCGCGGCTTCCCAGTGCCGCCGGCGGTGGTCGGCGCCTCGCTCGGCGGCATCTCCGCCCTGATCGCCCAGGGCGAGTGCGACGAGGCCATCCTTTCCGCCCTGGTGCTGGTCGACATCACGCCACGGGTGGAACGCGCCGGCGTCGAGCGCATCATCAACTTCATGGCCGCCAAGGCGGAAAGCGGGTTTGCAACGCTGGAGGAATGCGCCGACTACGTCGCCAGCTACCTGCCGCACCGCAAGCGGCCGAAGGACCTCTCCGGCCTGATGAAGAATCTGCGCCAGCGCGACGACGGCCGCTATTACTGGCACTGGGACCCGCGCTTCGTCACCGACGCCGACAAGCGCATGGAGGACCGCGACCCGGAGCGCATGATCGCCGCCGCCCGGCGCCTGAAATGCCCGACCCTGCTGGTGCGCGGCGGCTCCAGCGACCTGGTGAGCGAGACCGTGGCGCGGGAATTCCTGGACCTGGTGCCCCAGGCCGAATTCGCCGACGTGGCCGGCGCCGGCCACATGGTGGCGGGCGACAAGAACGACGCCTTCACCGAGGCCGTGCTGCCCTTCCTCGAAAAACACCACTGA